From a region of the Methylomonas rapida genome:
- a CDS encoding Na(+)-translocating NADH-quinone reductase subunit A — protein sequence MQFTIKKGLDLPITGGPEQKITDGNSVKSVALLGGDYVGLKPKMMVAEGDKVKLGQVLFSDKQNPGVNFTAPGAGIVKAIHRGDRRALLSVVIELKGNDQEKFASYGEAELASLSVEQVKENLAASGLWTSFVTRPYGKVPAIDGTPSSIFVTAIDTRPLAADPSVIIKERANDFANGLTVISKLTNGKTYLCKATGVDIVSNAAVQVAEFAGPHPAGLPSTHIHFIDPVSINKFVWHIDYQAVIAIGTLFTTGKLNVERVVALAGPTVKNPRLVRTRAGANLQDLVAGELQDDVESRVISGSVLYGHEATGPVAYLGANTLQVSALKEGRDREFFGWIVPGKDKYSAMNVYVSSKDRQSGRQFPLTTDKNGSNRAIVPVGVYESVMPMDILATPLLKAIVVGDTDSAQALGCLELNEEDVSLFTFVDPGKHDFAPVLRANLTKIEKEG from the coding sequence ATGCAATTTACTATTAAAAAAGGTTTGGATTTGCCCATTACGGGTGGACCCGAACAAAAGATAACCGATGGCAACAGCGTCAAGTCGGTAGCCCTGTTGGGCGGCGATTACGTGGGTCTGAAGCCGAAGATGATGGTGGCGGAGGGGGATAAGGTCAAACTGGGCCAAGTCCTGTTTTCCGACAAACAAAATCCTGGTGTCAACTTTACCGCGCCCGGTGCCGGTATCGTCAAGGCGATTCATCGCGGCGACAGACGTGCTTTGCTGTCCGTGGTGATCGAGCTGAAGGGTAACGACCAGGAAAAGTTTGCCAGCTATGGTGAAGCCGAATTGGCCAGCTTGTCAGTGGAGCAGGTAAAAGAGAATCTGGCGGCATCCGGGCTTTGGACATCCTTTGTCACGCGCCCTTACGGCAAAGTCCCCGCGATCGATGGCACGCCGAGTTCGATTTTTGTCACGGCTATCGATACCCGTCCTTTGGCGGCCGATCCGTCAGTCATCATCAAAGAACGTGCCAACGACTTTGCTAATGGCTTGACTGTGATTTCCAAGCTGACCAATGGCAAAACCTATTTGTGCAAGGCAACCGGCGTGGACATCGTCAGCAATGCGGCTGTTCAAGTGGCCGAATTTGCGGGACCACATCCAGCGGGTCTGCCCAGTACCCACATCCACTTCATCGACCCCGTCAGCATCAACAAATTCGTCTGGCATATCGATTACCAAGCCGTCATTGCGATTGGCACGCTGTTTACCACCGGTAAACTGAATGTCGAGAGAGTGGTTGCATTGGCCGGGCCTACGGTCAAAAACCCACGCTTGGTGCGCACGCGTGCCGGTGCGAACCTGCAAGACTTGGTGGCGGGTGAATTGCAGGACGACGTGGAAAGCCGGGTGATTTCCGGTTCCGTGTTGTACGGCCACGAAGCCACCGGCCCTGTTGCCTATCTGGGCGCTAATACTTTGCAAGTTTCCGCGTTGAAAGAAGGCCGTGATCGCGAATTCTTCGGCTGGATCGTGCCTGGAAAAGACAAGTATTCGGCGATGAATGTTTATGTGTCGAGCAAGGATAGGCAAAGTGGTCGTCAATTTCCATTGACTACCGATAAAAACGGCAGTAACCGCGCCATTGTACCGGTGGGTGTCTATGAATCCGTGATGCCCATGGACATTTTGGCGACGCCGTTGTTGAAAGCCATCGTGGTCGGCGATACCGATTCCGCGCAAGCCTTGGGTTGCTTGGAGTTGAACGAAGAAGACGTTTCCTTGTTCACCTTCGTCGATCCGGGCAAGCACGATTTCGCGCCTGTGCTCAGAGCTAATTTAACTAAAATCGAGAAGGAAGGATAA
- the nqrF gene encoding NADH:ubiquinone reductase (Na(+)-transporting) subunit F — MLEIALGVIFFTAIVIALVFMIIGAKKKLVAAGDVEILINSEKKIHVPAGSKLLNALSDNQLFVSSACGGGGSCGQCKVKVHKGGGDILPTELSHITKREAAHGERLACQVSVKTDMEVEVEDSVFGVKKWECTVKSNDNVATFIKELVLQLPEGEAINYRAGGYIQIECPPHVSKYADMNVAEEYRPDWDKFNLWRYVSEVKEPTLRAYSMASYPEEKEIMLNVRIATPPPNAPEGTPPGIMSSFIFNLKPGDKVWVSGPYGEFFAKDTDAEMVFIGGGAGMAPMRSHIFDQLRRLKSKRKITFWYGARSKREMFYVEDFDMLQRENENFKWHVALSDPLPEDNWTGYTGFIHNVLFEEFIKNHPAPEDCEFYMCGPPIMNSSVINMLLANGVDRENIFLDDFGG, encoded by the coding sequence ATGCTAGAAATTGCATTAGGTGTTATTTTCTTCACGGCTATCGTGATTGCGCTGGTGTTTATGATCATCGGCGCGAAGAAGAAGCTGGTGGCCGCCGGAGACGTGGAAATTCTGATCAATAGCGAGAAGAAGATCCATGTGCCAGCGGGCTCCAAATTGTTAAACGCGTTGTCCGACAACCAGTTGTTCGTGTCTTCTGCCTGTGGTGGTGGCGGTTCCTGTGGTCAATGTAAAGTCAAGGTCCATAAAGGCGGCGGCGACATTTTGCCGACCGAACTGTCGCACATTACCAAACGTGAAGCGGCTCACGGCGAACGTCTGGCGTGCCAGGTGTCCGTCAAAACCGATATGGAAGTCGAGGTGGAAGACAGCGTATTCGGCGTCAAAAAATGGGAATGCACGGTCAAGTCCAACGACAACGTCGCGACCTTCATCAAGGAATTGGTATTGCAATTGCCGGAAGGCGAAGCGATCAACTACCGTGCCGGTGGTTATATCCAGATCGAATGTCCGCCGCACGTTTCAAAATACGCGGATATGAACGTCGCCGAGGAATACCGTCCGGATTGGGATAAATTCAATCTGTGGCGCTATGTCTCCGAGGTTAAGGAACCTACCTTGCGTGCATACTCGATGGCTTCCTATCCCGAAGAGAAGGAAATCATGCTGAACGTCCGTATTGCCACGCCGCCGCCGAATGCGCCGGAAGGCACACCGCCGGGCATCATGTCGTCGTTCATCTTCAACCTGAAACCGGGCGACAAGGTTTGGGTATCCGGTCCTTACGGTGAATTCTTCGCCAAGGACACCGACGCCGAAATGGTCTTCATCGGTGGTGGCGCGGGTATGGCCCCCATGCGTTCGCACATCTTCGACCAGTTGCGCAGGCTGAAATCCAAGCGCAAGATCACCTTCTGGTACGGTGCCCGCAGCAAGCGCGAAATGTTCTATGTGGAAGATTTCGACATGCTGCAACGCGAAAACGAAAACTTCAAATGGCACGTGGCATTGTCCGATCCGCTACCGGAGGACAACTGGACCGGTTACACCGGCTTCATCCACAACGTGTTGTTCGAAGAGTTCATCAAGAACCATCCGGCACCCGAAGACTGTGAGTTCTACATGTGCGGACCTCCGATCATGAACTCATCGGTGATCAATATGCTGCTGGCCAACGGCGTTGACAGGGAAAACATCTTCCTGGACGACTTCGGCGGTTAA
- a CDS encoding metallophosphoesterase, producing the protein MRINYFSDVHLEFGEQSLPETNADVVIAAGDIGVFRQGVDWLKAIKKPVVYVAGNHEFYNAEYNQVLAMLRQECAGSNIQFLEQDLWFFQGVRFLGCTLWTDLFVDGADKARAIGKTLNDFRKIRFHDDEFNQNHFSELHQESRRWLEKQLAQPYAGRTVVVTHHAPTEWSWIETPNALKKMAYCNDLKWLFHEYEIAAWFHGHVHNLGDYRIADARILSNTRGYLGRREVNGFDINKVIDI; encoded by the coding sequence GTGCGGATCAATTATTTTTCTGATGTACACCTTGAGTTTGGCGAGCAAAGTCTGCCGGAGACCAATGCAGATGTCGTAATCGCCGCGGGCGACATCGGCGTTTTCAGGCAAGGGGTGGATTGGCTGAAAGCTATCAAAAAACCGGTGGTCTACGTCGCGGGGAATCACGAGTTTTACAACGCAGAATACAATCAGGTATTGGCAATGTTGCGTCAGGAATGTGCCGGCAGCAACATTCAGTTTCTAGAGCAAGATCTGTGGTTTTTCCAGGGCGTAAGGTTCCTGGGTTGTACGTTGTGGACCGATTTATTCGTAGATGGCGCAGACAAGGCTCGGGCCATTGGCAAGACGCTGAACGATTTTCGCAAAATTCGGTTTCATGACGACGAATTCAACCAAAATCATTTTTCCGAATTGCACCAAGAGTCCAGGCGTTGGCTGGAAAAACAATTGGCTCAACCTTATGCGGGGCGTACGGTGGTTGTGACGCACCATGCGCCGACCGAATGGAGCTGGATAGAAACACCCAATGCGTTGAAGAAAATGGCTTATTGCAATGATCTGAAATGGTTGTTTCATGAATACGAAATCGCGGCCTGGTTTCATGGGCATGTGCATAATTTGGGAGATTATCGTATTGCCGATGCGCGGATTTTGAGCAACACGCGCGGCTATCTTGGTCGGCGCGAAGTAAATGGTTTTGACATCAACAAGGTAATTGATATTTAA
- the nqrE gene encoding NADH:ubiquinone reductase (Na(+)-transporting) subunit E, with amino-acid sequence MEAYISLFVKAVFIENLALSFFLGMCTFLAVSKKISTAMGLGVAVMVVQTLTVPANNFIYQTLLKEDALSWLGITGVDLSFLSLLSCIGMIAAIVQILEMFLDKFVPALYNALGIFLPLITVNCAILAGSLFMIERDYNFGESVVYGIGSGFGWALAITLMAGVREKLKYSDVPAALQGLGITFITAGLMSLGFMAFSGIQL; translated from the coding sequence ATGGAAGCCTATATCAGCTTATTTGTTAAAGCGGTTTTCATTGAAAACTTGGCCCTGTCCTTCTTCCTGGGCATGTGTACCTTCTTGGCCGTGTCCAAGAAGATTTCCACAGCGATGGGATTGGGGGTTGCGGTGATGGTGGTACAAACCTTGACCGTGCCGGCCAACAACTTCATCTACCAAACTTTGTTGAAGGAAGATGCCTTGTCGTGGCTGGGTATCACCGGCGTCGATTTGAGCTTTTTGAGCCTTCTGAGCTGTATCGGCATGATCGCGGCGATCGTACAGATTCTGGAAATGTTCCTGGATAAGTTCGTGCCTGCGCTGTATAACGCGCTGGGTATTTTCCTGCCGTTGATCACCGTGAACTGCGCGATTCTGGCGGGTAGTTTGTTCATGATCGAACGCGACTACAACTTCGGCGAGAGCGTTGTTTACGGTATCGGTTCCGGTTTTGGCTGGGCACTGGCGATCACCTTGATGGCTGGTGTGCGTGAAAAACTGAAATACAGCGACGTGCCTGCCGCACTGCAAGGTCTGGGCATCACATTTATTACCGCCGGCTTGATGTCTCTGGGCTTCATGGCGTTCTCTGGAATTCAATTGTAA
- a CDS encoding Na(+)-translocating NADH-quinone reductase subunit C has protein sequence MLNAEKKTCKYNEQLCKYYEQFRAYADRILALSNDSLEKTINVALALCLVCAVLVSIATVALRPLQSHNKALDMKKNILDVAGLLQDGTNIDQAFKERIEAKLVDLATGEYVDGNVDEYDQRKAAKDPAQNEVIPTDKDIASIRTKAKVAKVFLVKNGDQLQSIILPINGYGLWSTMYGFLALEADGQTVQSINLYDQGETPGLGGEVVNPNWRALWKGKKVYGDNGDVALTLVKGTVDTGRPDAAYKVDGLAGATLTSRGVSNLILYWMGPEGFAPYLNKIKSNG, from the coding sequence ATGCTTAATGCCGAGAAAAAAACCTGTAAGTATAACGAGCAGCTCTGCAAATATTACGAACAGTTCAGAGCTTATGCCGATCGTATTCTGGCGCTGAGCAACGACAGTCTGGAAAAAACCATCAACGTCGCGCTGGCGCTGTGTCTGGTCTGCGCGGTACTGGTTTCGATTGCGACCGTTGCGTTGCGGCCTTTGCAGTCGCACAACAAAGCCCTGGACATGAAGAAAAACATTCTCGATGTCGCGGGCTTGTTGCAAGACGGCACCAACATCGATCAGGCCTTCAAGGAGCGTATCGAAGCCAAATTGGTGGATCTGGCGACCGGCGAGTATGTCGATGGTAACGTCGACGAATACGACCAACGCAAAGCCGCCAAGGATCCCGCGCAAAACGAGGTGATTCCGACTGACAAGGATATCGCCAGCATTCGCACCAAAGCCAAGGTCGCGAAAGTGTTTTTAGTGAAAAATGGCGATCAGTTGCAATCCATCATTCTGCCGATCAACGGTTACGGCCTGTGGTCAACCATGTACGGCTTCCTGGCTCTGGAAGCGGATGGTCAGACCGTGCAAAGCATCAACTTGTACGACCAGGGTGAAACCCCGGGCCTGGGTGGCGAAGTCGTCAACCCCAACTGGCGCGCGCTTTGGAAAGGTAAAAAAGTTTACGGTGACAATGGCGACGTCGCTCTGACCCTGGTCAAAGGCACTGTCGACACCGGCCGTCCCGATGCAGCGTACAAAGTTGACGGTCTGGCCGGTGCGACCTTGACCAGCCGCGGTGTCAGCAACCTGATTCTGTATTGGATGGGGCCGGAAGGTTTCGCGCCTTACCTGAATAAAATCAAATCAAACGGTTAG
- the ispG gene encoding flavodoxin-dependent (E)-4-hydroxy-3-methylbut-2-enyl-diphosphate synthase: MSISPRKHTQQVLVGNIKVGGGAPIVVQSMTNTDTADVAGSVQQIMELATAGSEVVRVTVNTEEAAKAVPEIVNQLAQKGFDTPIIGDFHFNGHKLLEKYPDCAQALAKYRINPGNVGKGKARDPQFQQMIEFAIQYNKPVRIGVNGGSLDQAVLTRLLDENRQLAEPKELPAITREAIVLSALESAAKAQEIGLGKDKIILSCKISNVQELISIYEDLSNRCDYALHLGLTEAGMGSKGIVASAAALGVLMQQGIGDTIRISLTPEPGAARTKEVIVAQEILQTMGFRSFTPMVIACPGCGRTTSDYFQRLAQDIQAFLREQMPVWKTKYKGVENMEVAVMGCVVNGPGESKNANIGISLPGSGESPVAPVYEDGVKTVTLKGDNIAAEFQTLVEKYIESHYGAH, translated from the coding sequence ATGTCGATTAGCCCCAGAAAACACACACAACAGGTTTTGGTTGGTAACATTAAAGTCGGTGGCGGCGCCCCGATTGTCGTGCAATCGATGACCAATACCGATACCGCCGATGTTGCAGGAAGCGTTCAACAGATCATGGAATTAGCTACGGCCGGCTCTGAAGTAGTCAGAGTAACCGTCAACACCGAGGAAGCAGCCAAAGCCGTGCCCGAAATCGTCAACCAGCTGGCGCAAAAAGGCTTCGACACGCCCATTATCGGCGACTTCCATTTCAACGGCCACAAGTTACTGGAAAAATACCCCGACTGCGCGCAAGCCCTGGCCAAATACCGCATCAATCCCGGCAACGTCGGCAAAGGCAAGGCCCGCGATCCGCAATTCCAGCAAATGATCGAATTCGCGATCCAATACAACAAACCCGTGCGCATCGGTGTCAACGGGGGCAGCTTGGATCAGGCGGTGCTGACACGCTTGCTGGATGAAAACCGTCAATTGGCCGAACCCAAGGAATTGCCCGCCATTACCCGCGAAGCCATCGTGCTGTCTGCCCTGGAAAGCGCCGCCAAAGCTCAGGAAATCGGCCTGGGTAAAGACAAAATCATTCTGTCCTGCAAAATCAGCAACGTACAGGAATTGATCAGCATCTACGAAGACCTTTCCAACCGCTGCGACTATGCCTTGCACCTGGGCCTGACCGAAGCCGGCATGGGCTCCAAAGGCATCGTAGCTTCCGCCGCCGCCTTGGGCGTATTGATGCAACAAGGCATAGGCGACACCATCCGCATCTCATTGACCCCCGAACCCGGCGCCGCACGCACCAAGGAAGTCATCGTGGCGCAAGAAATTCTGCAAACCATGGGCTTCCGCTCGTTCACGCCGATGGTTATCGCCTGCCCCGGCTGCGGCCGCACCACCAGCGATTACTTCCAACGCCTGGCACAAGACATCCAAGCATTTTTACGCGAACAAATGCCGGTCTGGAAAACCAAATACAAAGGCGTGGAAAACATGGAAGTCGCAGTCATGGGGTGCGTCGTGAATGGCCCCGGCGAAAGCAAGAATGCCAACATCGGCATCAGCCTGCCCGGCAGCGGCGAATCCCCAGTTGCGCCGGTTTATGAAGACGGCGTCAAAACCGTCACCTTGAAAGGCGACAACATTGCAGCCGAGTTCCAGACTTTAGTAGAAAAATACATCGAATCGCATTACGGCGCCCATTAA
- a CDS encoding NADH:ubiquinone reductase (Na(+)-transporting) subunit D, with protein MDKETKKVLFEPLVDNNPITLQVLGVCSALAVTSQMSTSLIMALALTSVTACSSAAISAVRQHTPSSIRIIVQMIIIASLVIVVDQLLKAFAFDVSKKLSVFVGLIITNCIVMGRAEAYAMKNPPLQSFIDGIGNGAGYSLILILVALVRETLGSGKLLGFEVLPLVKDGGWYVPNGLMLLPPSAFFVIGLIIWAFRTWKPKQVEHNEFKIMAIAHGEGGHH; from the coding sequence ATGGATAAAGAAACTAAAAAAGTGTTATTCGAACCGTTGGTCGATAACAACCCGATCACCCTGCAGGTGCTCGGGGTTTGTTCGGCGCTGGCGGTGACTTCGCAAATGTCGACCTCGTTGATCATGGCTTTGGCCTTGACTTCGGTTACCGCGTGTTCCAGCGCGGCGATCAGCGCGGTGCGTCAACACACGCCCAGCAGCATCCGGATCATCGTGCAGATGATCATCATTGCGTCGCTGGTTATCGTGGTCGATCAATTGTTGAAAGCGTTTGCCTTCGACGTCAGTAAAAAACTGTCGGTATTCGTCGGTTTGATCATCACCAACTGTATCGTGATGGGGCGCGCCGAAGCCTATGCTATGAAGAATCCGCCATTGCAAAGCTTCATCGACGGTATCGGCAACGGCGCGGGTTACAGCTTGATCCTGATCCTGGTGGCCTTGGTGCGCGAAACCTTGGGTTCCGGCAAATTGTTGGGTTTCGAAGTATTGCCATTGGTCAAAGATGGTGGCTGGTACGTGCCGAACGGTTTGATGCTGTTGCCGCCTAGCGCGTTCTTCGTGATCGGTTTGATCATTTGGGCCTTCCGTACCTGGAAGCCGAAACAAGTAGAACACAACGAGTTCAAAATCATGGCTATTGCTCACGGTGAAGGAGGGCACCACTAA
- a CDS encoding NnrS family protein encodes MNDKPVFDYPLFAMGFRAFFALAGLSALALIALWNAMSKGALHIDNYYPATVWHGHEMLLGYSTAVIAGFLLTAVRNWTGVQTVTPDQLASLSFLWIYGRVTPFYSELLPDVLIAMIDVAFLPALAYFVSKPMLKTGQLKNQIFTLLLLAMALANALLHAEILGVSESGAMAGLNLVLAIIVMMILVIAGRVFPFFTERGLSGVICIRNPGLDVAAIVVSLAVFLGLAFDISATLLTTVAVAAVVLNVMRVSGWYNPRIWYVPLLWVLYVGYGWLILGFVLVALAAYALIPLALALHAFTVGGIGILTLGMMARVALGHTGRALKASNMMALAFVLINLAALFRVLFPALLPAWYSGFVMVSTYSWLAAFSLFALSYASILTQPRIDGEAG; translated from the coding sequence ATGAATGACAAACCGGTTTTTGATTACCCGCTGTTCGCCATGGGCTTTAGGGCGTTTTTCGCGCTGGCCGGCTTGTCGGCGCTGGCGTTGATTGCGCTGTGGAACGCCATGTCCAAGGGGGCGCTGCACATCGACAATTATTATCCCGCTACGGTCTGGCATGGTCATGAAATGTTGTTGGGCTATTCGACGGCGGTGATTGCCGGTTTCTTGCTGACTGCGGTCAGAAATTGGACTGGCGTACAAACCGTGACGCCGGATCAATTGGCTTCCTTGAGCTTTTTGTGGATATATGGCCGGGTGACGCCGTTTTATTCCGAGTTGTTGCCGGATGTGCTGATTGCCATGATCGATGTGGCGTTTTTGCCGGCCTTGGCTTATTTCGTCAGCAAGCCGATGCTGAAAACCGGGCAACTCAAAAATCAGATTTTCACCTTGTTGTTGCTGGCGATGGCGCTGGCCAATGCCTTGCTGCACGCCGAAATTCTCGGTGTTTCGGAGTCCGGCGCCATGGCGGGTTTGAATCTGGTGTTGGCGATCATCGTCATGATGATCTTGGTGATTGCGGGCCGGGTGTTTCCGTTTTTTACCGAGCGCGGCTTATCCGGCGTGATCTGTATCCGGAATCCGGGCTTGGATGTCGCCGCTATCGTCGTCAGTTTGGCGGTTTTTTTGGGACTGGCGTTCGATATTTCCGCCACATTGTTGACGACGGTAGCGGTGGCGGCCGTCGTACTGAACGTGATGCGGGTGTCCGGCTGGTACAATCCGCGTATTTGGTACGTGCCGTTGCTGTGGGTGCTGTATGTCGGTTATGGCTGGTTGATTTTGGGCTTTGTGTTGGTGGCTTTGGCCGCTTATGCCTTGATTCCATTGGCTCTCGCGTTACATGCCTTTACCGTCGGTGGCATCGGGATTTTGACTTTGGGCATGATGGCCAGGGTTGCGTTGGGCCATACCGGCCGGGCCTTGAAGGCTTCCAATATGATGGCGCTGGCGTTTGTCTTGATCAATCTGGCGGCCTTGTTTCGCGTGTTGTTTCCCGCGTTACTGCCGGCGTGGTATAGCGGCTTCGTGATGGTTTCCACCTACAGCTGGCTGGCGGCTTTTTCGCTGTTCGCGCTGTCTTATGCGTCGATTTTGACCCAGCCTCGCATCGATGGCGAGGCGGGTTAG
- a CDS encoding NADH:ubiquinone reductase (Na(+)-transporting) subunit B, with product MSARDLLDSIEPHFTKGGKFEKYYGLYEMVDTFMYTPSDVTRGKTHVRDGNDLKRTMTFVVIATAFCILMAWYNTGYQANMAMKGMGLEETNGWRSLIMALFGYNPYNPLSCLVHGMLYFFPIYITTLAVGGIWEVLFATVRKHEVNEGFLVSSMLYTLILPPDMPLWQVALGISFGIVLGKEVFGGTGKNFLNPALTGRAFLFFAYPASISGDAVWVAVDGYSGATALSLASAGGLEAIKGSFSWLQAFFGFIPGSMGETSTLACLLGAAFLLYTRVASYRIMGGVMIGMIAMSTLLNVIGSTTNPMFAIPWYWHMVLGGFAFGTVYMATDPVSAANTDTGRWVYGILIGVMIVIIRVINPAFPEGVMLAILFSNMFAPLIDYFVVQANIRRRIKRHA from the coding sequence ATGTCGGCTAGAGACTTATTAGATAGCATAGAGCCGCATTTTACAAAAGGCGGCAAGTTCGAAAAGTACTACGGTCTCTATGAGATGGTGGATACTTTCATGTATACGCCGTCCGATGTAACACGCGGTAAAACCCACGTTCGCGACGGCAACGACCTGAAACGAACCATGACCTTCGTAGTGATCGCTACGGCATTCTGTATCCTGATGGCCTGGTACAACACCGGCTATCAAGCCAACATGGCGATGAAGGGCATGGGTCTGGAAGAAACCAACGGCTGGCGCAGCCTGATCATGGCGTTGTTCGGTTACAACCCGTACAACCCGTTGTCGTGCCTGGTCCACGGCATGCTGTATTTCTTCCCGATCTACATCACGACCTTGGCGGTAGGCGGTATCTGGGAAGTGTTGTTCGCGACCGTGCGCAAGCACGAAGTCAACGAAGGCTTCCTGGTCTCCTCGATGTTGTATACCCTGATCCTGCCGCCCGACATGCCTTTGTGGCAAGTGGCGCTGGGTATCTCGTTCGGCATCGTGTTGGGCAAAGAGGTTTTCGGTGGTACCGGTAAAAACTTCCTGAATCCAGCCTTGACCGGTCGTGCCTTCCTGTTTTTCGCGTATCCTGCTTCGATTTCCGGTGATGCGGTCTGGGTTGCGGTCGACGGTTACAGCGGCGCGACAGCCTTGTCGCTGGCTTCTGCCGGTGGCTTGGAAGCGATCAAGGGCAGCTTCAGCTGGTTGCAAGCCTTCTTCGGCTTCATTCCGGGTTCCATGGGTGAAACATCCACGCTGGCCTGTTTGCTAGGCGCCGCGTTCTTGTTGTACACCCGTGTCGCCTCCTACCGCATCATGGGCGGTGTCATGATCGGCATGATCGCGATGTCCACCTTGTTGAACGTGATCGGCAGCACGACCAATCCAATGTTCGCGATTCCCTGGTACTGGCACATGGTATTGGGTGGTTTTGCCTTTGGTACCGTCTATATGGCCACCGATCCCGTTTCCGCAGCCAACACCGATACCGGCCGCTGGGTCTACGGCATCCTGATCGGCGTCATGATCGTTATCATCCGAGTCATCAACCCTGCTTTCCCCGAGGGAGTCATGCTTGCGATTCTGTTCTCCAACATGTTCGCACCATTGATCGATTACTTTGTGGTTCAAGCGAATATTAGAAGAAGGATCAAACGCCATGCTTAA
- a CDS encoding class I SAM-dependent methyltransferase encodes MMENQQPFRRFHWQDADYATAFNTLLRASGERPHVHAFLRKLIDQYPTTGLALDWGAGDGDLTQLLASHFDNILAIEPNSSLRAGLIAACPKAVILDGTLSTAMPPGNVDVGIISHVFYHIPDHKWSAYVLRAARCLSEHGTLVVMLKDANSACNRMLEHFGATRFDLVATLLPIMQRHTEYNYRLERLPGSFSTSNLQDTLDIARLMLCDRDADAFCRPLLEETFVDYVKTHFWNENTQSGGWHYDVMMFTMSRGKTNHAQQAATIHPTPDIHQQTNLTTGETP; translated from the coding sequence ATGATGGAAAACCAACAACCCTTTCGCCGTTTTCATTGGCAAGACGCAGACTATGCAACAGCCTTCAATACCCTACTTCGCGCGTCGGGAGAGCGTCCTCATGTCCACGCATTTTTAAGGAAGCTTATTGACCAATATCCCACGACCGGCCTCGCTTTAGACTGGGGCGCCGGAGATGGGGATTTGACGCAACTGCTTGCCAGCCATTTCGACAATATTTTAGCGATCGAACCCAATTCATCTTTGCGTGCAGGCTTGATCGCAGCATGTCCCAAAGCCGTCATACTGGACGGAACATTGAGTACCGCCATGCCACCAGGCAACGTGGATGTCGGCATCATCAGCCACGTCTTCTACCACATTCCGGACCATAAATGGAGCGCTTACGTACTCAGGGCCGCCCGCTGTCTTTCGGAACACGGCACGCTGGTGGTCATGCTCAAGGATGCGAATTCTGCTTGCAATCGCATGCTGGAACATTTTGGCGCGACACGTTTTGACCTGGTCGCGACGCTTCTCCCCATCATGCAAAGACATACCGAATATAATTATCGGCTAGAAAGGCTGCCGGGCTCGTTTTCCACCAGCAACCTGCAAGATACCCTCGACATAGCTCGACTGATGCTTTGCGACAGGGACGCCGACGCGTTCTGCCGGCCGTTATTGGAGGAAACCTTTGTCGATTACGTCAAAACCCATTTCTGGAACGAAAACACGCAAAGCGGCGGATGGCATTACGACGTGATGATGTTTACGATGAGCCGTGGAAAAACCAATCACGCGCAACAGGCGGCGACAATTCATCCTACGCCGGACATCCATCAACAAACGAACCTGACTACTGGAGAAACCCCATGA
- a CDS encoding flavin reductase family protein produces the protein MSESMAELFRCVTSGVYVVGVASAERHNAFTAAWVSLVSFQPLLITLSINPRHSSYQLLKSGGVFSLNVLRRDQMALAEHFGGPNKNDKLSAIDWRPGKTGAPLLNDAMAHFECEMTAEHPAGDHVLIIGRVVGGTLLQPDAIPLSYRDTGDMDGASALFPARF, from the coding sequence ATGAGCGAATCGATGGCGGAATTATTTCGATGTGTCACATCGGGCGTCTATGTTGTTGGTGTTGCCTCGGCTGAGCGCCATAACGCATTTACCGCCGCGTGGGTCTCGCTGGTTTCTTTTCAGCCCTTGTTGATCACATTGAGCATCAATCCCAGACACTCGTCATATCAACTATTGAAATCCGGCGGCGTTTTTTCGCTCAACGTGCTGCGCCGCGATCAAATGGCATTGGCCGAACATTTCGGGGGGCCCAATAAAAACGACAAGCTCTCAGCCATCGACTGGCGCCCCGGAAAAACCGGCGCTCCATTATTGAATGACGCCATGGCCCATTTTGAATGTGAAATGACGGCCGAACACCCCGCCGGTGACCATGTATTGATAATAGGCCGAGTCGTTGGCGGCACCCTGCTTCAGCCTGACGCCATCCCTCTGAGCTACAGGGATACGGGCGACATGGATGGCGCCTCGGCTCTTTTTCCCGCCCGTTTCTGA